Proteins from a genomic interval of Microbacterium esteraromaticum:
- a CDS encoding UvrD-helicase domain-containing protein — translation MSHPHRAGGERVSAAWARPSEISAEHIALALGLPVPTEAQQRVIHAPPTPALVVAGAGSGKTETMSGRVVWLVANGHVRPDEVLGLTFTRKAAGELAERIGLRLEMIDHFGRRGLLPHLPEIVRTDALRRVHDAAAGAQRDTVRTQVLDALAERFDTGWDPRTARTAEDLLVRPRVSTYNAFADSIVREHAARIGRDPEAAMLSQSASWLIARAVVLRADLPGLEEIERSLGSLIDAVQKLAADVLDHRADLDEIERITTAQAAAFEPYRTNRDVETAAVNLLGMPVLVRLVRDYIAEKHRRGVLDFADQVGGAFDIVETAPDVRSELREQHRVVLLDEYQDTSVIQTRFLAALFRDSAVMAVGDPHQSIYGWRGASADNLYAFGRSFAHDQSATTYSLMTSWRNDTRILDVANRVLEPLQREGLDVPALEPRPGAGAGRVEVLFPHTVDDEAQSVAEWFGQRRAAHAASGADRAHTGAILFRSKRHMQTFAGALSRHGIPHRILGLGGLLSTPEVVDVVSMLRVIHDPTAGSALIRLLVGPRFAIGVADMAALYDLADVLAGRDASLSPLSDEVRERLRSSRGADEAVSIVDAVDFVRGTPDDYRVLEGISPQGRSRLREAGEILERLRRSAGLPIPELIRLIELELRLDIELAANESRGPARVAATQLRAFADEVRAFLSADDRGTIGSLLAWLAKAESTDELMPRPEPPEPGVVQLLTIHGSKGLEWDAVAVARLVEDELPGRAQDTAGWFGFGVVPFALRGDRDALPVFHWDPQAEMDAAGETPAKRHKAALDALAAGVTKAYPQGGALRRFKNAYRQYQQQEERRLAYVAVTRARQDLLLTGAHWAGQTKPRVPSPFLREAIEVLGLDDIAPVDPEENPYDGPGLTRSWPMDALGDRRSRVAHAEQHARAAYSSGVVVTPSAQLERLLAERAERLAGTAEEAPVRVPASRFKDWVTDYRGTLRDLGRPMPERPYTQTRIGTLFHAWVEQRSGLVGAHSDPEGALWEIDADAPDTSAPFGEMVAEGAPDDERALAQLRETFERSEWAGLQPIAVEIEIDFAFGSTTDARGHIVICKLDAVYRREDRGGRIEIVDWKTGRAPRNAEEREERMLQLALYRLAYHRRFGVPLEEIDVALYYVADDLVIRGERVYSEPELVQRWSAARAAR, via the coding sequence GTGTCACATCCACACCGTGCCGGCGGTGAGCGCGTGAGCGCCGCGTGGGCGCGGCCGTCCGAGATCTCGGCCGAGCACATCGCCCTCGCGCTCGGGCTGCCCGTCCCCACCGAGGCCCAGCAGCGCGTCATCCATGCGCCGCCCACTCCCGCGCTCGTGGTCGCCGGTGCCGGCAGCGGAAAGACCGAGACGATGTCCGGGCGTGTGGTGTGGCTGGTCGCGAACGGCCACGTGCGTCCGGACGAGGTTCTGGGCCTGACCTTCACCCGCAAAGCGGCCGGTGAACTCGCCGAGCGCATCGGCCTCCGACTGGAGATGATCGATCATTTCGGTCGTCGTGGCCTCTTGCCGCACCTGCCCGAGATCGTGCGCACCGACGCCCTGCGCCGGGTGCACGACGCGGCAGCGGGAGCACAGCGCGATACGGTGCGCACACAGGTGCTCGATGCCTTGGCCGAGCGCTTCGACACCGGCTGGGATCCGCGCACAGCACGCACGGCCGAGGACCTGCTCGTCAGACCACGCGTGTCGACGTACAACGCCTTCGCCGACAGCATCGTGCGCGAGCACGCCGCGCGGATCGGCCGTGACCCCGAGGCAGCGATGCTGAGCCAATCGGCATCCTGGCTGATCGCCCGAGCGGTCGTGCTGCGCGCCGACCTGCCGGGGCTGGAAGAGATCGAGCGGTCGCTCGGTTCCCTCATCGACGCCGTGCAGAAGCTCGCCGCGGACGTTCTCGATCACCGCGCCGACCTCGACGAGATCGAGCGCATCACGACGGCGCAGGCCGCCGCTTTCGAGCCGTACCGCACGAACCGCGACGTCGAGACCGCCGCGGTCAACCTGCTGGGGATGCCGGTGCTGGTGCGTCTGGTGCGCGACTACATCGCCGAGAAGCACCGCAGGGGCGTGCTTGACTTCGCCGATCAGGTCGGCGGCGCCTTCGACATCGTTGAGACGGCCCCCGATGTGCGTTCCGAACTGCGCGAGCAGCATCGTGTGGTGCTCCTCGACGAATACCAGGACACGTCGGTGATTCAGACGCGCTTCCTCGCGGCGCTCTTCCGTGACAGCGCCGTGATGGCGGTCGGCGACCCGCACCAGTCGATCTACGGCTGGCGCGGAGCGAGCGCCGACAACCTGTACGCGTTCGGACGCTCGTTCGCGCACGACCAGTCGGCCACGACGTACAGCCTGATGACGAGCTGGCGCAACGACACCCGCATCCTCGACGTCGCCAACCGTGTGCTCGAACCGCTGCAGCGCGAGGGCCTAGACGTTCCCGCGCTCGAACCGCGCCCCGGTGCGGGTGCGGGTCGCGTCGAGGTGCTCTTTCCGCACACCGTCGACGATGAGGCGCAGAGTGTAGCCGAGTGGTTCGGACAGCGGCGCGCGGCGCACGCCGCGTCCGGAGCCGATCGCGCCCACACCGGAGCCATCCTGTTCCGCTCGAAGCGGCACATGCAGACGTTCGCCGGAGCACTGTCGCGCCACGGTATCCCGCACCGAATCCTCGGGCTCGGCGGGCTGCTGTCGACCCCCGAGGTCGTCGATGTCGTGTCGATGCTGCGGGTCATCCATGACCCGACCGCAGGATCGGCACTGATCCGACTGCTGGTGGGTCCGCGGTTCGCGATCGGCGTCGCCGACATGGCCGCCCTCTACGACCTCGCCGATGTGCTCGCCGGGCGCGACGCCTCGCTCTCGCCGCTCTCGGACGAGGTGCGAGAGCGGCTGCGCTCATCGCGCGGTGCCGACGAGGCCGTGTCGATCGTCGATGCCGTCGACTTCGTGCGCGGCACGCCCGACGACTATCGCGTGCTCGAAGGGATCAGCCCGCAGGGGCGAAGCCGGCTGCGCGAGGCCGGTGAGATCCTCGAACGGCTGCGGCGTTCGGCGGGCCTGCCGATTCCCGAGCTGATCCGCCTGATCGAGCTCGAGCTGCGCCTGGACATCGAGCTGGCGGCGAACGAATCCCGCGGCCCTGCACGTGTGGCCGCCACGCAGCTGCGCGCGTTCGCCGATGAGGTGCGCGCGTTCCTCAGCGCCGACGACCGCGGCACGATCGGCAGCCTGCTGGCGTGGCTCGCCAAGGCCGAGAGCACCGATGAGCTCATGCCGCGCCCCGAGCCGCCCGAGCCGGGCGTCGTGCAGTTGCTGACCATCCATGGTTCGAAGGGACTGGAATGGGACGCCGTCGCGGTGGCGCGTCTCGTCGAGGACGAACTGCCCGGTCGCGCTCAAGACACCGCGGGCTGGTTCGGCTTCGGGGTCGTGCCGTTCGCTTTGCGTGGCGATCGCGATGCGCTTCCGGTGTTCCACTGGGATCCGCAGGCCGAGATGGACGCGGCGGGTGAAACGCCGGCCAAGCGTCACAAAGCGGCGCTCGATGCGCTCGCCGCGGGCGTTACCAAGGCCTACCCGCAGGGCGGGGCACTGCGACGCTTCAAGAACGCCTATCGCCAGTATCAGCAGCAGGAGGAACGGCGACTCGCCTATGTGGCGGTCACCCGCGCGCGGCAGGACCTGCTGCTCACCGGCGCGCACTGGGCCGGGCAGACCAAACCGCGCGTGCCCAGCCCGTTCCTGCGTGAGGCGATCGAGGTGCTCGGCCTCGACGACATCGCCCCGGTCGATCCCGAGGAGAACCCCTATGACGGGCCGGGGTTGACCCGGAGCTGGCCGATGGATGCCCTGGGCGACCGTCGCTCCCGGGTCGCGCACGCCGAGCAGCACGCCCGCGCGGCCTATTCGTCGGGGGTCGTCGTCACGCCGTCCGCCCAGTTGGAGCGTCTCCTCGCCGAGCGAGCGGAGCGGTTGGCGGGAACAGCCGAGGAAGCACCGGTGCGCGTGCCGGCGTCACGGTTCAAGGACTGGGTCACCGACTACCGGGGCACGCTGCGCGATCTCGGGCGTCCGATGCCCGAGCGTCCGTACACGCAGACCCGTATCGGCACGCTGTTTCACGCCTGGGTCGAACAGCGCTCAGGACTGGTCGGGGCGCATTCCGATCCCGAAGGGGCGCTGTGGGAGATCGACGCCGACGCTCCGGACACGTCCGCGCCCTTCGGTGAGATGGTCGCCGAGGGGGCCCCTGACGACGAGCGCGCCTTGGCGCAACTGCGCGAGACGTTCGAACGCAGCGAATGGGCCGGGCTGCAGCCGATCGCCGTCGAGATCGAGATCGACTTCGCTTTCGGCAGCACCACCGACGCCCGGGGCCACATCGTGATCTGCAAACTCGACGCGGTGTACCGCCGCGAGGACCGCGGCGGACGCATCGAGATCGTCGACTGGAAGACCGGACGCGCACCGCGCAACGCCGAGGAACGCGAAGAGCGGATGCTGCAGCTCGCCCTCTACCGTCTCGCCTACCACCGCCGTTTCGGCGTGCCGTTGGAAGAGATCGACGTGGCGCTCTACTACGTCGCCGACGACCTCGTCATTCGCGGGGAGCGCGTCTACTCGGAACCCGAGTTGGTCCAGCGCTGGAGCGCCGCGCGCGCCGCACGCTGA
- a CDS encoding phosphotransferase, with product MARSPFTLVAAVTAALPGAEVVGARALTSDGDGRFDSAVATLADGRELVIRVAEDDAAALELAEEALALRALTAGAREMLPFRAPTHVGETRVGEARAQVTDLMPGFQIDAPLIPAGPGAAVSIGETIAAVHALPESVVRAAGLAMHDATTVRAEVQQMIDRAAATGRVPGRLTTRWRDAAADDDLWRFETTVVLGGMQAQSFLFEDDPDAGPRVIGVLGWRGLAVGDPAEDLGWLSGAPEASADVHDAYTAASTRAIDDALRVRARLHAELGFARWLVHGAELRRPEIVEDAAALLESLSDGLRNDDLRVVATYTGGVDSALDVLDQVPETVAASVDTSMQTDAYRPEDLVWHTDAGDEDADAAEDENAASEDSSADRPSWEEPTQDLTGAARLAEADIYSPETTASDAAGEPTATGHGDGEHADADQGETEHSDESEHSDMDSAEEAQRAARAALQRWTNSGSE from the coding sequence ATGGCACGCTCTCCTTTCACTCTAGTGGCGGCGGTCACCGCGGCTCTGCCGGGCGCTGAGGTCGTCGGCGCCCGCGCGCTGACCTCGGACGGTGACGGAAGGTTCGATTCCGCGGTGGCGACGCTCGCCGACGGACGCGAGCTGGTGATCCGTGTCGCAGAGGACGACGCGGCCGCGCTGGAGCTCGCAGAAGAGGCGCTCGCGCTGCGGGCACTCACCGCGGGCGCCCGCGAGATGCTGCCCTTCCGGGCGCCGACGCACGTCGGCGAGACGCGCGTCGGCGAGGCGCGGGCACAGGTGACCGATCTGATGCCGGGCTTCCAGATCGATGCACCGTTGATCCCGGCGGGGCCCGGGGCTGCGGTGTCGATCGGTGAGACGATCGCCGCGGTGCACGCCCTGCCCGAATCGGTGGTGCGCGCTGCGGGACTCGCGATGCACGATGCGACGACCGTGCGCGCCGAGGTGCAGCAGATGATCGATCGTGCCGCGGCCACGGGTCGGGTCCCTGGGCGGTTGACCACGCGCTGGCGCGATGCCGCCGCCGATGACGACCTGTGGCGCTTCGAGACGACCGTGGTGCTGGGCGGAATGCAGGCGCAGTCGTTCCTGTTCGAGGACGATCCGGACGCGGGCCCGCGAGTCATCGGAGTGCTGGGCTGGCGCGGCTTGGCCGTGGGCGATCCGGCAGAGGACCTCGGGTGGCTCTCGGGCGCTCCCGAGGCCAGCGCCGACGTACACGACGCCTACACGGCCGCATCAACGCGGGCGATCGACGACGCGTTGCGGGTGCGGGCCCGCCTGCATGCCGAGCTGGGCTTTGCGCGGTGGCTCGTGCACGGTGCCGAGCTTCGCCGTCCGGAGATCGTCGAGGACGCCGCCGCGCTGCTGGAGTCGCTCTCCGACGGTTTGCGGAACGACGACCTGCGCGTGGTCGCCACCTACACCGGTGGTGTGGATTCGGCACTCGATGTGCTGGATCAGGTACCCGAGACGGTGGCCGCGTCGGTCGACACCTCGATGCAGACCGACGCGTACCGCCCGGAAGACCTCGTTTGGCACACCGATGCCGGCGACGAGGATGCGGATGCTGCCGAGGACGAGAACGCCGCGTCAGAAGACTCTTCAGCCGATCGGCCGTCGTGGGAGGAGCCGACGCAGGACCTCACCGGCGCCGCGCGCCTGGCCGAAGCGGACATCTACTCCCCCGAGACGACAGCATCGGATGCCGCGGGCGAGCCCACTGCCACGGGCCACGGGGACGGCGAGCACGCAGACGCCGACCAGGGCGAGACCGAGCACAGCGACGAGTCCGAGCACAGCGACATGGACTCCGCGGAGGAGGCTCAGCGTGCGGCGCGCGCGGCGCTCCAGCGCTGGACCAACTCGGGTTCCGAGTAG
- the nudC gene encoding NAD(+) diphosphatase: MIASEALLDRAADLRIEPGVIERLIAEPGTRAIVVRQARLRIADGTLLRVDANTVGDAEWALLGREADGTALLLASVPPRTDSIDAAPDETWLGLRDVGGDLTPYDADVFVTAIALAAWLADARHCPSCGIRLTLTQAGWARWCDQCRREHFPRTDPAVIVAIESPDGERLLLGANVNWRGRMYSCFAGFVEAGESLESAVHREIEEEAGVRLSELRYIGSQPWPYPRSLMIGFRAVAADESAVADGDEIVDVRWLTRDEIGSALAGEGPVGLPGEASIARRLISDWYARPRPTGGTMAGCAQ; encoded by the coding sequence ATGATCGCATCGGAAGCCCTCCTTGACCGGGCTGCTGATCTGCGTATTGAGCCAGGTGTCATCGAACGTCTGATCGCCGAACCGGGCACACGCGCGATTGTGGTCAGACAGGCGCGGTTGCGCATCGCCGACGGAACGCTGTTGCGCGTCGACGCCAACACCGTCGGCGACGCTGAGTGGGCACTGCTCGGGCGCGAGGCGGATGGAACCGCCCTGCTCTTGGCATCCGTCCCGCCCCGCACCGACTCGATCGATGCCGCGCCCGACGAGACCTGGCTGGGGCTCCGTGATGTCGGCGGCGACCTGACGCCGTACGACGCCGATGTGTTCGTCACCGCGATCGCGCTCGCCGCGTGGTTGGCCGACGCACGCCACTGCCCTTCGTGCGGCATCCGCCTCACCCTGACCCAGGCCGGCTGGGCGCGCTGGTGCGACCAGTGCCGGCGCGAGCACTTTCCGCGCACCGACCCCGCCGTGATCGTCGCGATCGAGAGCCCCGACGGCGAGCGACTGCTGTTGGGCGCCAACGTCAACTGGCGCGGTCGGATGTACTCCTGCTTCGCAGGCTTCGTCGAGGCCGGAGAGTCGCTGGAGAGCGCGGTGCACCGCGAGATCGAAGAAGAAGCCGGCGTGCGGCTCAGCGAGTTGCGCTACATCGGTTCGCAGCCGTGGCCGTATCCGCGGTCGCTGATGATCGGATTCCGTGCCGTCGCCGCTGACGAGAGCGCGGTCGCAGACGGCGACGAGATCGTTGACGTGCGCTGGCTCACACGCGATGAGATCGGTAGCGCGCTCGCCGGTGAGGGACCTGTGGGACTTCCCGGCGAAGCCTCGATTGCGCGGCGGCTGATCTCCGACTGGTACGCCCGTCCGCGTCCCACCGGCGGCACGATGGCGGGGTGTGCGCAGTGA
- a CDS encoding ATP-dependent helicase, protein MSVLDALDDRQREAAAMLRGPVAVLAGAGTGKTRVITHRIAHGVDTGAYSPSRVMAVTFTAKAAGELRGRLRALGVAGVAARTFHAAALRQLNFFWPTITGDPAPSIIDNKVRMLGQAADAMRLRPSTATLRDIASEIEWRKVSMLTIEQYAELERPISGIRPEQLVELQAAYEQLKDDRRQLDFEDVLLACAGMLESEPRVAAAVHEQYRHFTVDEFQDVSPLQNRLLELWLGDRRDICVVGDASQTIYSFAGAQQRYLLEFDRRYPDATVVRLETNYRSQAPILDAANALMRGRPGALALVPRAAGIGSETPTLTAYDSEREEADGIADAIIKRIGTGASPADIAVLYRAHSQSAVLQQALAARGIATSVLGGTRFFDMPEVRQSLLALRGAAVAPTDTGFLPTVRDVLRGLGLTEEPPAAGGAQRDGWEARRAILRLAEEAPVGTTLRAFADDLMARAQDQHEPVLHTVTLSTLHAAKGLEWPHVLLAGWAEGALPISYASTFEQVDEERRLAYVGITRAARTLGVSWSRSAGRGERAPSRFLAEIGTTSRGTGILRDTAPSARRSVRQARPAPSTPPPA, encoded by the coding sequence GTGAGCGTGCTCGACGCTCTGGATGACCGACAACGCGAGGCCGCTGCGATGCTGCGCGGTCCTGTCGCCGTCCTCGCCGGTGCCGGCACGGGTAAGACGCGAGTGATCACGCACCGCATCGCGCACGGCGTCGACACGGGCGCCTACTCACCCTCACGCGTGATGGCGGTCACGTTCACGGCCAAGGCTGCGGGTGAGCTGCGCGGTCGTCTGCGCGCGCTGGGCGTTGCGGGCGTCGCCGCCCGAACGTTCCACGCCGCCGCCCTCCGCCAGCTGAACTTCTTCTGGCCGACCATCACCGGCGACCCCGCCCCGAGCATCATCGACAACAAGGTGCGGATGCTGGGGCAGGCCGCCGACGCAATGCGGTTGCGCCCCAGCACGGCGACGCTGCGCGATATCGCGAGCGAGATCGAATGGCGCAAGGTCTCGATGCTCACGATCGAGCAGTACGCCGAACTCGAACGGCCGATCTCGGGCATCCGCCCCGAGCAGCTCGTCGAACTGCAGGCCGCGTACGAGCAGCTCAAGGACGACCGTCGACAACTCGACTTCGAGGATGTGCTGCTGGCATGTGCGGGCATGCTCGAGAGCGAGCCGCGGGTCGCCGCCGCGGTTCACGAGCAGTACCGGCATTTCACCGTGGACGAGTTCCAGGACGTCTCGCCGCTGCAGAACCGGCTGCTGGAGCTGTGGCTGGGGGATCGCCGGGATATCTGCGTGGTCGGCGACGCGAGCCAGACGATCTACTCGTTCGCGGGTGCGCAGCAGCGTTATCTGCTGGAGTTCGACCGGCGCTATCCCGACGCCACCGTCGTGCGCCTGGAGACGAACTACCGCTCCCAGGCCCCGATCCTCGATGCGGCCAACGCACTGATGCGGGGGCGTCCCGGTGCACTGGCTCTGGTGCCCCGCGCCGCGGGTATCGGCAGTGAGACGCCGACCCTCACCGCCTACGACAGCGAGCGCGAAGAGGCAGACGGAATCGCCGACGCGATCATCAAGCGCATCGGCACCGGCGCCTCACCGGCCGACATCGCGGTGCTCTACCGCGCGCACTCCCAGTCGGCGGTGCTGCAGCAGGCGCTCGCCGCGCGCGGCATCGCGACCAGCGTGCTCGGCGGCACCCGCTTCTTCGACATGCCCGAGGTGCGTCAATCGCTGCTGGCATTACGGGGAGCGGCTGTTGCGCCAACGGATACGGGATTCCTGCCGACCGTGCGAGACGTGCTGCGCGGCCTCGGCCTGACCGAGGAACCGCCCGCGGCCGGTGGGGCGCAACGCGACGGCTGGGAGGCGCGCCGCGCGATCCTGCGTCTGGCTGAGGAGGCACCGGTCGGCACGACCCTGCGGGCCTTCGCCGACGACCTGATGGCGCGCGCGCAGGATCAGCACGAACCGGTGCTGCACACCGTGACGTTGTCGACGTTGCACGCAGCCAAGGGACTGGAATGGCCGCATGTGCTGCTGGCCGGCTGGGCCGAGGGTGCGCTGCCGATCTCGTACGCCTCGACATTCGAGCAGGTCGACGAGGAACGCCGGCTCGCGTACGTCGGCATCACGCGGGCCGCGCGAACGCTGGGGGTGTCGTGGTCGCGCTCGGCAGGTCGAGGGGAACGGGCTCCATCGCGCTTTCTGGCTGAGATCGGAACGACGTCTCGCGGCACCGGCATTCTTCGTGATACCGCACCGAGCGCCAGGCGTTCCGTCCGTCAGGCTCGCCCCGCACCATCAACCCCGCCCCCGGCGTAG